Genomic window (Saccharothrix australiensis):
CCCGGACGCGGTGGGCGGGCTGGTCGCCGAGACCGCCCGGCTGGCCACCGACGCCGCCGTGCAGACGAGCTACAACGAGGTGGCCAAGGGCCTGGGCGACAGCGTGGCGATGGCCATCGAGGACTTCGCCGGGCCGCCGCCGTACCGGCAGGGGTCGGTCGGCGGGCGCCCCGGCACCGCACCGGACCAGGCCGGTCCGGCGGGGCACCCCGGTCCGGCGGGGCGGTCGACCGCGCCGGGGCGGCCGTTCCCGCCTGGCGGCGCGGCGGGCCGGCCGTTCGCGCCGGGCCGACCGACCGCGCCGGGGCAGCCGTTCCCGCCCGGCGCCGGGCAGCCGTTCCCGCCCGGCGGTCCGGCGGTGCGACCGCCCGTGACCGGTGGCGCGCCGGGGCACCGCCCGCCGCCCGCGACCGCCCGCCCGTGGTCGGCGCAGCCGCCGCAAGCCCCGCAGCGCGCCCGCCCGCCGGTCGACGACGATGACGACGACTACTTCGCGGACCCTTTCCGTGGTCAACGGCGGTAGCCGGAGATCCACCCCGTAGTCTTCCCCCAGCATCGCAAAGGGGCATGGCGTGACCGGGAGGTCGGATGGCACAGGACATCGTCCCGATCGAGCTGGGGCTCACCCAGGGTGATGTCGTCACCCTGTGGGCCCCGCGCTGGCGGGAAGAGGGCGAGGAGTGGGAGGCATTCCTCGGCCACGAGGAGGACCTGTACGCCTTCCCGGACGCCGCGCACCTCGCGGCGTTCGTGCGCAAGGCCGAGGAGCACGACCTGACCGACCACCCCGCGTGGCACGTCGTGCCGGGGCTGTCCGTCGGCGAGCTGTCCCCGGACGACAACCACCAGTTCGACCTGGTTGGCGTGCCGGAGCTGGTCGCCGAGGAGCCCGACACCTGGGTCATCGGCGAACTCGCCGACGTGGTGTCGATCGTGCGCTCGCTGGCCGACGTGTGCGACCTGGAGAAGGTGCACGAGGTGCTGGACTCGGCGGAGGGCTTCGCCCTGCTGCCGCAGGGCACGCTGCCGTTCACCGGGCGCGAGGGCCAGGCGCTGTGGACCGAGATCGCCCAGGTCGTCGCCGACAAGTGGGACGACGTGCTGGACGCGATCGACGAGGTCGTCACCACGCCGGACGTGGACGAGGCGGCGCTGGAGGTCGCGCGCGAGGAGCTGGCCGCCTTCGAGAGCGAGACCGCGGCGGCCTCCGCCGACGACGAGGCCGAGGACGCGGACGACGAGGACGGCGCGGAGCCGGCCGGCTTCTGGGCCGAGGTCGGCATCGACCCCATCAAGATCATCACGGGCGCGGGCGAGTACTACACGCTGCGCTGCTACCTGGACGACCAGCCGCTGTTCCTGGGCCGCAAGGGCCGGATCGACGTGTTCGGCTCGCCGCGCGCGCTGTCCCGGTTCATCGTGGAGGCCGACGACAACGACCTCGCCGAGGTGGCCACCTGGGGCGAGCTGGTGGTCAAGGCGACCGGCGGCGACCTGGAGGTCGAGGTCGACCCGGACAACGTCTACGTGCTCACCGGCCTGGACGAGGACATCGCCGACGGGCCCGACGCCGTCGACCCGGCGCAGCTCGACCTCGCGGTGGAGCTGCTGGAGGACGCCGGCGAGTGGGCGGGCGACGACGCGGTGAAGGTCGCGCTCGACCAGTCCGAGTCGCTGGGCTGGCTGGTGTCCTACGTGCTGAAGCCGAACCCGACGCGGCTCGCGCCCAGCGCGCCGTTCGACGCCGAGGTGGCGGCGTGGCGGACGCTGGTCGCGGCGTTCGAGGACCGGCTGAAGGTCCACTAGCGCCGACGCCGAAGGGGGCGTCCCGGTCCGCCGGGGCGCCCCCTTCCGCCGTGCCGCGGCCTACTCGGCGAGCGCGGCGTAACCCGGCTCGACGACGTCCCGGATCAGGGCGCGGCGCTCGTCCAGCGGCAGGAACGCGGCCTTGGCGGCGTTCACCGTGAAGCGGCGCAGGTCGTCCCAGCCGAACCCGAACCGCTCGACCACGGTCGCGAACTCGCCGGACATGGAGCAGTCGCTCATCAGCCGGTTGTCGGTGTTCACCGTGACCCGGAAGCCGAGCGCGTCCAGGCGCTTGATCGGGTGCTCGGCGAGCGAGGCGACCGCGCCGGTCTGCACGTTGGAGGTCGGGCACATCTCCAGCGCGATCCGCCGGTCCCGCACGTACGCGGCGAGGTGGCCGACCTTGTCGCCCTCGATGTCCTCGGTGAGGCGCACGCCGTGGCCCAGCCGCTCCGCGCCGCAGAACTGCACCGCGCGCCAGATCGACTCGGCGCCGTCCGCCTCGCCCGCGTGGATGGTGAAGTGGGCGTTCTGCTGCCGCAGGTACTCGAACGCGGGCAGCTCGCGGGTCGCCGGGAAGCCCAGCTCCGGACCGGCGATGTCGAACCCGACCACGCCCGCGTCCCGGTAGCGGACCACCAGGTCGGCGATGCGCTGCCAGCCGTCGTTCTGGCGCATCGCGCACAGCAGCGTGCCGACCTTGATCCGGTTGCCCGCGGCGGCCTCGCCCTGGCGGAAGCCCTCCTGCACGGCCTCGACGGCCTGCTCCAGGGTCAGGCCCCGCTCGGTGAACAGCTCCGGCGCGTACCGGACCTCCGCGTACACGACGCCGTCCGCCGCGAGGTCCTGCGCGGCCTCCGACGCGACGCGGACGAGCGCGGCCTCGTCCTGCATGACACCGCAGGTGTGCGCGAAACCCTCCAGGTAGCGCACCAGCGAGCCCGAGTTGGCGTTGTCGCGGAACCAGTTGCCCAGCGCGACCGGGTCGGTGGTGGGCAGGCCCTGGTGGCCGCAGGCTTCGGCGAG
Coding sequences:
- a CDS encoding adenosine deaminase — protein: MPTPLSPEAIRSAPKVLLHDHLDGGLRPQTVIELAEACGHQGLPTTDPVALGNWFRDNANSGSLVRYLEGFAHTCGVMQDEAALVRVASEAAQDLAADGVVYAEVRYAPELFTERGLTLEQAVEAVQEGFRQGEAAAGNRIKVGTLLCAMRQNDGWQRIADLVVRYRDAGVVGFDIAGPELGFPATRELPAFEYLRQQNAHFTIHAGEADGAESIWRAVQFCGAERLGHGVRLTEDIEGDKVGHLAAYVRDRRIALEMCPTSNVQTGAVASLAEHPIKRLDALGFRVTVNTDNRLMSDCSMSGEFATVVERFGFGWDDLRRFTVNAAKAAFLPLDERRALIRDVVEPGYAALAE
- a CDS encoding YbaB/EbfC family nucleoid-associated protein, whose translation is MSAREERIAAADRLTEVLSRVTGTATHHTGLVTVTATAVGALTSVRLHPSALAHGPDAVGGLVAETARLATDAAVQTSYNEVAKGLGDSVAMAIEDFAGPPPYRQGSVGGRPGTAPDQAGPAGHPGPAGRSTAPGRPFPPGGAAGRPFAPGRPTAPGQPFPPGAGQPFPPGGPAVRPPVTGGAPGHRPPPATARPWSAQPPQAPQRARPPVDDDDDDYFADPFRGQRR
- a CDS encoding primosomal protein, whose product is MAQDIVPIELGLTQGDVVTLWAPRWREEGEEWEAFLGHEEDLYAFPDAAHLAAFVRKAEEHDLTDHPAWHVVPGLSVGELSPDDNHQFDLVGVPELVAEEPDTWVIGELADVVSIVRSLADVCDLEKVHEVLDSAEGFALLPQGTLPFTGREGQALWTEIAQVVADKWDDVLDAIDEVVTTPDVDEAALEVAREELAAFESETAAASADDEAEDADDEDGAEPAGFWAEVGIDPIKIITGAGEYYTLRCYLDDQPLFLGRKGRIDVFGSPRALSRFIVEADDNDLAEVATWGELVVKATGGDLEVEVDPDNVYVLTGLDEDIADGPDAVDPAQLDLAVELLEDAGEWAGDDAVKVALDQSESLGWLVSYVLKPNPTRLAPSAPFDAEVAAWRTLVAAFEDRLKVH